One genomic segment of [Phormidium] sp. ETS-05 includes these proteins:
- a CDS encoding proline dehydrogenase family protein translates to MVAQGKTTSKYEAKTQEIAKELLGATKEKRSFLAQFQDQMRWDDKLLAWAMSNPGLRVQLFRFIDCLPALRSKAEIANHLQEYLTAEEVELPDALKKLISFSGGDSIPGQIAATTVTTAVETLAQKYIAGESLPQTIKTLERLRKEKMGFTIDLLGEAVIAEAEAQSYLNRYLDLMTQLAREASNWSSIPQIDQADGQILPRVQVSVKLTAFYSQFDPLDAVGSEAKVSDRIRTLLRHAADVGAAVHFDMEQYEYKDITLSILKKILLEEEFRSRTDIGVTLQGYLRDSKKDLQDLIAWAKQRGNPITVRLVKGAYWDQETIKSRQKHWQQPVYSQKESTDANYEQLTELLLENHDYLYAAIASHNARSQAHAIAIAETLNIPSRRFEMQVLYGMGEKLAKALVQRGHRVRVYCPYGDLLPGMAYLIRRLLENTANSSFLRQSLEDRPIEQLIAPPSFVETIDGTPHPQPLSNPPTPFERGGEKGDRNPVSG, encoded by the coding sequence ATGGTAGCGCAGGGTAAGACGACCAGCAAATACGAAGCGAAAACCCAGGAAATTGCTAAAGAGTTATTGGGAGCGACGAAGGAAAAACGATCGTTCCTCGCCCAGTTCCAGGACCAAATGCGCTGGGATGATAAGCTGCTGGCTTGGGCGATGAGCAATCCAGGGCTGCGGGTACAATTATTTCGGTTCATCGACTGCCTCCCAGCGTTGCGGAGCAAGGCGGAAATTGCTAACCACCTGCAAGAGTATCTCACAGCGGAGGAAGTGGAACTGCCTGATGCTCTGAAAAAGCTGATTAGTTTCAGCGGTGGCGATTCCATACCGGGACAAATTGCGGCGACAACTGTCACCACAGCGGTGGAGACTTTGGCACAGAAGTATATCGCCGGGGAAAGTCTCCCACAAACTATCAAAACTCTGGAACGCCTGCGCAAGGAAAAGATGGGGTTTACCATCGATTTGCTCGGAGAGGCGGTGATTGCGGAGGCGGAGGCACAATCTTATCTCAATCGTTATTTAGATTTGATGACGCAGCTTGCCCGAGAGGCTTCTAATTGGTCATCGATACCGCAAATTGATCAGGCGGATGGGCAGATATTGCCTCGGGTGCAGGTGTCGGTGAAATTGACGGCGTTTTATTCTCAGTTTGACCCGCTTGATGCGGTGGGGAGTGAGGCGAAGGTGAGCGATCGCATCCGCACCCTCTTGCGTCACGCCGCCGATGTCGGAGCTGCTGTTCACTTCGATATGGAACAGTACGAATATAAAGACATCACCCTGAGCATCCTCAAAAAAATCCTCCTAGAAGAGGAATTTCGCTCCCGCACAGATATCGGCGTCACCCTACAAGGATATCTCCGTGACAGCAAAAAGGATTTACAAGATTTAATTGCTTGGGCAAAACAGCGGGGCAACCCCATCACCGTGCGCTTAGTCAAAGGGGCGTACTGGGACCAGGAAACCATTAAATCTCGCCAAAAGCACTGGCAGCAACCCGTATATAGCCAGAAAGAATCTACTGATGCCAATTATGAGCAGTTGACAGAGCTGCTGCTGGAAAATCACGATTATCTTTATGCCGCGATCGCCAGTCATAACGCCCGTTCTCAGGCTCATGCAATAGCTATTGCCGAAACCCTAAATATCCCCTCTCGCCGCTTTGAAATGCAGGTTTTATACGGTATGGGGGAAAAACTCGCCAAAGCTCTAGTGCAACGGGGTCATCGCGTCCGGGTTTATTGCCCCTACGGTGATTTACTCCCTGGTATGGCATATTTAATTCGCCGCCTGCTGGAAAATACCGCTAACAGTTCTTTCCTGCGCCAAAGTCTCGAAGACCGCCCCATTGAACAATTAATCGCCCCGCCATCATTCGTAGAGACGATAGACGGAACCCCTCACCCCCAACCCCTCTCCAATCCCCCAACCCCCTTTGAAAGGGGGGGGGAGAAGGGAGACAGAAACCCG
- a CDS encoding tetratricopeptide repeat protein — protein MGYTIEVQDHNFEEEVLAKSYQKPVIVDFFATWCGPCHMLSPILEKIASEYDCVVAKLNTEENPYISQAFKVEAIPDVKIIAEGRIINGFVGVLPEPEIRQLLAKCGIKSDLEDSINQIQQQITAGDTATAEAMLTSLLKKYPDNRRIALTAAKFYLAADQMTKADDLISSIQADEREFYAEAQAVKALIKLKLESSLPAESELDKVFAKAASLTVAGNYGEALPLFLDIVMEDKKYKDEAPRKAMISIFNLLGDTHPLTKEYRRKLTTALY, from the coding sequence ATGGGATATACCATAGAAGTCCAAGACCACAACTTTGAAGAAGAAGTATTAGCAAAATCCTATCAAAAGCCAGTAATAGTCGATTTTTTCGCCACCTGGTGCGGTCCTTGCCATATGCTTAGCCCGATTTTAGAAAAAATCGCCAGTGAGTATGATTGCGTAGTCGCCAAACTCAACACCGAAGAAAACCCCTACATCTCCCAAGCCTTTAAAGTCGAAGCCATTCCCGATGTCAAAATCATCGCCGAAGGCAGAATCATCAATGGATTTGTCGGCGTCTTACCAGAACCAGAAATTAGGCAACTATTGGCCAAATGCGGGATTAAATCCGACCTAGAAGACAGCATAAACCAGATTCAGCAGCAAATCACCGCCGGTGACACCGCCACCGCCGAAGCAATGCTCACATCATTATTAAAAAAATATCCCGATAACCGCCGAATTGCCCTCACCGCTGCGAAATTTTACCTCGCCGCCGACCAAATGACAAAAGCCGATGACCTCATCTCATCAATTCAAGCCGATGAAAGGGAATTTTATGCCGAAGCCCAAGCCGTAAAAGCCCTGATTAAATTAAAACTCGAATCCAGCCTACCCGCTGAGAGCGAATTAGATAAAGTATTTGCCAAAGCCGCATCTCTCACCGTCGCCGGAAACTACGGCGAAGCCTTACCCCTGTTCCTGGATATCGTCATGGAGGATAAAAAATACAAAGATGAAGCCCCACGCAAAGCCATGATATCGATTTTTAACCTGCTGGGCGACACCCATCCCCTCACCAAAGAATACCGCCGCAAGCTCACAACCGCTTTATATTGA
- a CDS encoding SRPBCC family protein, with the protein MLHFQHSSLINAPVTKVWQFHDREDILQLLTPPWQPVQVIRRQGGLGVGAITELRLFVGLLPVQWIARHTACEINRLFVDEQETGPMASWIHRHEFAEENRQTRLTDNISFALPGGEVAETLFGWLILAQLEAMFRYRHYITKRECEAI; encoded by the coding sequence ATGCTCCACTTCCAGCATTCATCCCTAATTAATGCCCCGGTAACGAAAGTCTGGCAATTTCACGATCGAGAGGATATTTTGCAACTGCTCACCCCCCCTTGGCAACCGGTGCAAGTCATCCGCCGCCAGGGGGGTTTGGGAGTAGGTGCCATTACTGAATTGCGGCTGTTTGTCGGACTTTTGCCAGTGCAGTGGATCGCCCGCCATACCGCTTGCGAAATTAACCGCTTATTTGTGGACGAACAGGAAACCGGACCGATGGCAAGTTGGATTCATCGCCATGAATTCGCCGAGGAGAACCGTCAAACTCGCCTCACAGATAACATAAGTTTTGCTTTGCCGGGAGGCGAAGTCGCAGAAACGTTATTTGGTTGGTTGATATTGGCACAATTAGAAGCGATGTTTCGCTATCGCCATTATATCACCAAGCGCGAATGTGAAGCGATTTAA
- a CDS encoding Uma2 family endonuclease has protein sequence MVTQLNPSAKPEIIYPESDGKPMADNTEQFRWIVTIQGGIDAWFKDDPNVFVAGDLLWYPVEGQGNLKIAPDIMVALGRPKGKRSSYLQWKEDNIPPQVVFEILSPGNTIGEMAKKFEFYQDYGVEEYYIYDPDKIDFGGWVRQDNKLTAIAEINGWVSPRLGIRFEMGDDGLEIYRPDGRKFATYIELETERNLAEQRAQMAEQRAQMEAQRAEIEAQRAEAEAQRAEAEAQRAEAEAQRAQRLAEKLRELGIDPDAV, from the coding sequence ATGGTAACACAACTCAACCCCTCTGCCAAACCAGAAATCATCTACCCCGAAAGCGACGGCAAACCAATGGCAGACAACACCGAACAATTTCGCTGGATAGTCACCATCCAAGGCGGTATCGATGCCTGGTTTAAAGACGACCCTAACGTATTTGTCGCCGGTGATTTATTATGGTATCCCGTGGAGGGGCAGGGCAATCTAAAAATTGCCCCAGATATCATGGTAGCTTTGGGGCGTCCCAAAGGCAAACGGAGTTCTTACCTGCAATGGAAAGAAGATAACATTCCTCCCCAAGTGGTGTTTGAGATACTATCTCCCGGCAATACCATCGGAGAAATGGCGAAAAAATTTGAGTTTTATCAAGATTATGGCGTAGAGGAATACTATATCTATGACCCAGATAAAATTGATTTTGGTGGCTGGGTACGTCAGGATAATAAATTAACCGCCATAGCCGAAATCAACGGCTGGGTTTCGCCCCGGTTGGGTATCCGGTTTGAAATGGGAGATGACGGGTTAGAAATCTATCGCCCGGACGGGCGGAAATTTGCCACCTATATCGAATTGGAAACCGAGCGAAATCTGGCAGAACAGCGAGCCCAAATGGCAGAACAGCGAGCCCAAATGGAAGCCCAACGAGCCGAAATTGAAGCTCAACGAGCTGAAGCCGAAGCCCAACGAGCTGAAGCCGAAGCCCAACGAGCTGAAGCCGAAGCCCAACGAGCCCAACGCCTAGCGGAAAAACTGCGGGAATTGGGTATCGACCCCGATGCAGTGTAA
- a CDS encoding CHASE2 domain-containing protein — MLKNSIKWLPLLVTAPSVAGAIIALRLMGVFQIFEWAALDQFFRRRPPEPTEHRITVVALDEATIRSVGQWPLPDATLAEVIEKIRASKPRAIGIDLYRDLPVQPGHEELIKVMQSTPNLIGVQKVVKDSLGDKVNAPPVLQKLGQVAAADLVLDGDGKVRRGLLSLETESGAEMVGLGTQMAMMYLAAEGIELEEVAGKERHYRLGQATFIPFAENDGGYVDADDKGYQILLNFIGQEDSFQVVSMSEVLTGNLPEDWVKDNLVFIGATAASLNDSFFTPYSSSLSAFPKRLPGVLIHANITSQILSAALEGHPMMRVWEEPLEWIWIFAWSSLGSILGLSVRLRFILPPFLQKSVFSSEGLILFCFLLVGSGLILVSYSAFVVGWWIPLVPSLSALFLSAITMMGYAAILERQDNARLAHFNQKIQEENQLLETENIRMSAELDLTRRIQEMLLPNEWELEQFLELDIAAFMEPADEVGGDYYDVFKAGNNIIAAIGDVTGHGLESGVVMIMIQTIVRTLVALKCTEVRIFLEVLNSVIYDNLNRMNCDKNATFLIFQYANHNQITIAGQHEEVIIVRNNGVVEQIDPMDLGFPLALVDSIIEFVGETQLQLSPGDVVVLYTDGVTEAWNQQKEPYGLDRMVALIKKNYEKTAKEIKDAVITDLRNYIGHRKIDDDITLVVIKQK; from the coding sequence ATGCTGAAAAACTCAATCAAGTGGCTCCCGTTGCTGGTGACTGCCCCATCAGTGGCGGGAGCCATAATTGCCTTGCGTTTGATGGGTGTATTTCAGATTTTTGAATGGGCAGCTCTCGACCAGTTTTTCCGCCGCCGTCCCCCAGAACCTACCGAGCATAGGATTACAGTAGTGGCACTTGATGAAGCCACAATTAGATCCGTGGGACAATGGCCGCTCCCTGATGCTACTTTAGCCGAAGTTATAGAAAAAATCCGTGCCTCAAAACCCCGTGCCATTGGCATAGATTTATATCGGGATTTACCGGTACAACCAGGGCATGAAGAGCTAATTAAGGTGATGCAATCGACACCTAATCTGATTGGCGTGCAAAAGGTGGTGAAGGATAGTTTGGGAGATAAGGTAAATGCTCCTCCTGTGTTGCAGAAACTGGGGCAGGTGGCAGCGGCTGATTTGGTGTTAGATGGGGATGGCAAAGTGCGCCGGGGTCTGCTATCTTTGGAAACTGAATCCGGGGCAGAGATGGTGGGTTTAGGCACCCAAATGGCCATGATGTATTTGGCGGCTGAAGGCATCGAGTTAGAAGAAGTGGCGGGGAAAGAGCGTCACTATCGATTGGGGCAAGCCACATTTATTCCCTTCGCCGAGAATGATGGGGGTTATGTGGATGCTGATGATAAAGGATACCAAATTTTGCTGAATTTTATCGGCCAAGAAGACAGTTTTCAAGTTGTCTCGATGAGCGAAGTTTTAACCGGCAATTTGCCAGAGGATTGGGTAAAAGATAACCTGGTTTTTATTGGCGCCACTGCAGCCAGTCTTAACGATAGTTTCTTCACCCCCTACAGCAGCTCCCTATCGGCTTTTCCCAAACGCTTGCCGGGAGTCCTCATTCATGCCAATATCACCAGCCAAATTTTGAGTGCAGCTCTCGAAGGTCATCCCATGATGCGGGTGTGGGAAGAACCCTTAGAGTGGATCTGGATTTTTGCCTGGTCTAGCCTGGGCAGTATTTTAGGTTTGTCAGTGCGTCTTCGCTTCATACTGCCTCCATTTCTCCAGAAAAGCGTCTTCTCCTCTGAAGGCTTAATTTTGTTTTGCTTCTTGCTGGTTGGCAGCGGTTTGATTTTGGTTTCCTATTCAGCTTTCGTGGTGGGTTGGTGGATTCCCCTAGTACCCTCCCTATCGGCTCTGTTTCTATCCGCCATTACCATGATGGGCTATGCAGCTATATTAGAACGTCAAGATAACGCCAGATTAGCTCACTTTAACCAAAAAATTCAAGAAGAAAATCAGTTATTAGAAACTGAAAACATTAGAATGTCTGCCGAACTAGACTTAACCAGGCGGATTCAAGAAATGCTGCTGCCAAACGAATGGGAATTAGAGCAGTTTTTAGAATTAGATATTGCTGCTTTTATGGAGCCAGCCGATGAAGTTGGGGGTGACTACTACGATGTTTTTAAAGCCGGAAATAATATTATAGCTGCCATTGGAGATGTGACTGGTCATGGGCTAGAAAGTGGCGTAGTAATGATTATGATTCAAACCATAGTCAGAACGCTTGTGGCTTTAAAATGTACAGAAGTTAGAATTTTTTTAGAAGTCCTAAATTCTGTTATTTACGACAACTTAAATCGCATGAATTGTGACAAAAATGCCACTTTTTTAATATTTCAGTATGCCAATCATAACCAAATTACCATTGCGGGGCAGCATGAAGAGGTGATTATCGTGAGAAACAATGGAGTGGTAGAGCAAATTGATCCGATGGATTTAGGATTTCCCTTGGCATTGGTGGATAGTATTATTGAATTTGTTGGAGAAACACAATTACAGTTAAGTCCGGGAGATGTGGTGGTACTATACACCGATGGTGTCACGGAGGCTTGGAATCAGCAGAAAGAGCCATATGGATTAGATAGGATGGTGGCTTTAATTAAAAAAAATTATGAGAAAACTGCTAAAGAAATTAAGGATGCTGTAATTACTGATTTACGTAATTATATTGGCCACCGAAAAATTGATGATGATATTACGTTGGTGGTGATTAAGCAGAAATAA
- a CDS encoding DUF928 domain-containing protein yields the protein MMVTKNLLASLKSVFAFSLLAVLTVAPLATAQTVSFKPKGRPEQTAGGAARGGCLQLGASVGTDGNVSDPIAALIPATDGEFTAAQHPTVMVNISQPGVRQAELSLWDENSNGIYQTTIPLAGTAGIVGLQLPEDAPPLEVGQRYKWTVAVVCDVANRQRDAVVEGWVQRGEITATMTQDLKAADALKQAQLYAANGFWYDTVATLAALRQSRPEDTTIAAQWQGLLDSVGLTELAQEPVVSPAQAEN from the coding sequence ATGATGGTGACGAAAAATTTATTAGCTTCTCTGAAGTCGGTTTTTGCATTCTCTTTACTGGCTGTGCTGACAGTGGCGCCGCTAGCCACAGCGCAAACGGTCAGCTTTAAACCCAAGGGTCGCCCCGAGCAAACTGCTGGCGGCGCGGCGCGAGGAGGCTGCTTACAACTGGGGGCCAGTGTGGGGACTGATGGCAACGTCTCAGATCCGATCGCCGCTTTGATTCCCGCCACTGATGGCGAATTCACCGCCGCCCAACATCCCACAGTAATGGTGAATATCTCTCAACCAGGAGTTCGCCAAGCGGAACTAAGTTTGTGGGATGAAAATTCTAATGGGATTTACCAAACCACCATCCCCCTGGCGGGAACGGCGGGGATTGTAGGTTTGCAACTGCCAGAAGATGCCCCCCCCTTAGAAGTAGGTCAGCGCTATAAGTGGACTGTGGCCGTGGTTTGCGATGTGGCCAACCGTCAACGGGATGCCGTAGTGGAAGGATGGGTGCAACGAGGGGAAATAACGGCTACCATGACCCAGGATCTAAAGGCGGCTGATGCTCTTAAACAAGCCCAATTGTATGCCGCCAATGGATTCTGGTACGATACAGTGGCAACTTTGGCCGCACTGAGGCAGTCTCGTCCTGAAGATACCACGATCGCTGCTCAATGGCAGGGTCTGCTAGATTCCGTGGGGTTAACAGAACTTGCCCAAGAGCCGGTAGTGAGTCCCGCTCAAGCGGAAAATTAA